Proteins from a single region of Saccharospirillaceae bacterium:
- the flhA gene encoding flagellar biosynthesis protein FlhA — MANILAQGNLGIPIMVLVLLGMMTLPLPPFLLDTFFTFNITLSIVVLLVSVYAQRPLDFAIFPTILLVATLLRLALNVASTRVVLLYGHEGGDSAGKVIEAFGEVLIGGNYAVGLVVFTILVIINFVVVTKGAGRVSEVSARFTLDAMPGKQMAIDADLNAGLIEADEAKKRRGEIAAEADFYGSMDGASKFVKGDAVAGILILIINVVGGLAIGMGQHSLGFGDALSAYSLLAIGDGLVAQIPSLLLSTATAIMVTRNGGEEAMGDQVVGQMFGSSRTLGVTSGLLFLMGVVPGMPHLVFLSAAAIAGTAAYVSHWRKEGGKLGDAFVQRFGLQSDVSSAGAAGDGSNALTAPQEQAEAAIKQMEVKELGWDDVEPVDRVGLEVGYRLIPLVDKNQGGQLLNRIKGVRRKLSQDLGFLMPSVHIRDNLDLLPNQYRVTLMGVTLAEAEIYPERELAINPGQVFGDIEGMATKDPAFGLDAFWIDTDQKDRAQTLGYTVVDASTVVATHINQKLHKHAHELIGHEDVQKLVDMLAKTSPKLAEELVPNTVSISQLLNVLQSLLKESVPVRDLRSIAESLANMGGQSQDTAAMVSAARLSLSRMIVQNIFGNADELPVITLDPQLEQLLLQTLQQSAQQGSQYGLILEPGMAETLQRSLGEAAQEQEVAGRPAVLLVTSQLRAAMAEFIRNGVEALTVMAYQEIPDNKSITIVANVGAQNNG; from the coding sequence ATGGCTAATATACTGGCCCAGGGGAATCTCGGTATTCCGATTATGGTTCTGGTGTTGCTCGGTATGATGACCCTGCCACTGCCACCCTTTCTGCTTGATACATTTTTTACCTTTAATATCACCCTGTCGATTGTCGTTCTGTTGGTCAGTGTTTATGCACAGCGACCGTTGGATTTCGCTATTTTTCCGACCATTCTGTTGGTCGCAACGTTATTACGTTTGGCCCTGAATGTGGCATCAACGCGTGTGGTACTGCTTTACGGTCACGAAGGTGGTGATTCGGCAGGTAAGGTAATTGAAGCGTTTGGTGAAGTGTTGATTGGTGGCAACTATGCAGTTGGTCTGGTTGTTTTTACCATTTTGGTAATTATTAACTTTGTTGTGGTTACCAAGGGTGCTGGTCGGGTTTCAGAAGTGAGTGCTCGCTTTACTCTGGATGCAATGCCCGGTAAGCAAATGGCGATTGATGCTGACTTAAATGCGGGTTTAATCGAAGCGGATGAGGCGAAAAAACGCCGCGGCGAAATTGCCGCAGAAGCCGATTTTTATGGCTCGATGGATGGTGCCAGTAAATTCGTCAAAGGCGATGCGGTAGCCGGCATTTTGATTCTTATCATTAATGTTGTTGGTGGTCTGGCGATCGGTATGGGGCAGCACTCCCTGGGCTTTGGTGATGCATTGTCTGCTTACAGTTTATTGGCGATTGGTGATGGCCTGGTAGCACAAATACCGTCGTTATTACTGTCGACAGCCACTGCAATTATGGTGACTCGTAACGGTGGCGAGGAGGCGATGGGTGATCAGGTTGTTGGGCAGATGTTCGGATCATCACGTACGCTCGGCGTCACCTCAGGTTTGTTATTTCTTATGGGCGTTGTACCAGGAATGCCTCATTTGGTATTTCTCAGTGCTGCCGCTATTGCAGGCACTGCAGCTTACGTATCTCATTGGCGGAAGGAAGGTGGCAAGTTAGGAGACGCCTTTGTTCAGCGCTTCGGTTTGCAATCAGACGTCAGCAGTGCCGGTGCAGCAGGTGATGGTTCAAATGCGCTGACTGCACCGCAGGAACAAGCCGAGGCGGCGATCAAGCAGATGGAGGTGAAGGAACTCGGCTGGGATGATGTTGAACCCGTCGACCGGGTGGGTCTTGAAGTTGGCTATCGCTTGATCCCTCTGGTAGATAAAAATCAGGGTGGACAGCTGCTCAATCGTATTAAAGGTGTTCGCCGCAAGCTATCTCAGGATCTGGGTTTTTTGATGCCCTCGGTCCATATTCGCGACAATCTCGACCTGTTACCTAATCAATACCGCGTCACACTAATGGGAGTGACTCTGGCTGAAGCAGAGATTTATCCTGAGCGTGAGCTGGCGATTAACCCGGGCCAGGTGTTTGGAGACATTGAAGGCATGGCGACCAAAGATCCGGCTTTTGGATTGGATGCGTTCTGGATTGATACTGATCAGAAAGACAGAGCTCAGACACTGGGTTATACCGTGGTAGATGCCAGCACCGTGGTTGCAACTCACATCAATCAAAAGCTTCACAAGCATGCCCACGAATTAATTGGTCATGAGGATGTTCAGAAACTGGTGGATATGCTCGCGAAAACCTCGCCAAAACTGGCGGAGGAGTTGGTACCCAATACCGTCAGTATCAGCCAGTTGTTGAACGTGCTGCAGAGTCTCCTGAAAGAAAGTGTCCCAGTGCGGGATCTGCGCTCCATTGCCGAGTCTTTGGCGAATATGGGAGGGCAGAGTCAAGATACTGCCGCCATGGTATCCGCTGCCCGCTTGTCTTTATCGCGCATGATTGTTCAAAACATCTTTGGGAACGCGGATGAGCTGCCGGTTATTACTTTAGATCCACAACTGGAACAGTTGTTGCTTCAGACTCTGCAGCAAAGTGCGCAACAAGGCAGTCAGTACGGATTAATACTGGAACCTGGCATGGCAGAAACTCTGCAGCGCTCTCTGGGTGAAGCTGCTCAGGAGCAGGAAGTAGCGGGGCGACCAGCGGTACTGTTGGTGACATCGCAGCTGCGTGCAGCGATGGCGGAATTTATCCGCAACGGCGTCGAAGCCCTGACTGTGATGGCGTATCAGGAAATTCCTGATAATAAGAGTATTACCATCGTTGCCAATGTTGGCGCACAAAATAACGGATAA
- the flhF gene encoding flagellar biosynthesis protein FlhF, with protein sequence MKVKRFVAANMQLALRKVSQELGADAVIMSSKKVEEGFEVVAALDYQPGLEAEGEDVSRQLELQKELEAAKAYRESRGSILATDDLGQDQQQRVEFAQRSDLNSTEGLEEVLRGLKTNQFDRSAADKTSAKSESANFDQQAFDARVEQSEARYNSAMHAMSGELKELKNWMVSHQGSAWDTSRPLTWQQSQLWQRCQDVGLEPAWADRVASQTDDGESLEDAWQQTLRRIASDLPIAPPELLEKGGRYALVGPTGAGKTTTIGKLAAQFVIHHGRDSVALITLDNYRVAAHDQISTFSRLLGVELHKVNDEKAFKNALLKTQNKKLVLVDSAGLASQDPHFQTQLSMLKKAGSGLKKLLVLPLTSQGRCLQENYEHFKAAGLVGCVFTKLDECFSLGPAMSVAALTKLPVTIVTDGPHIPDDVHYPDAVKLVQLAEQMARMARTRWQAADAMHLATQSRFQQGA encoded by the coding sequence ATGAAAGTGAAACGCTTTGTTGCTGCCAATATGCAACTCGCCCTGCGCAAGGTTTCTCAAGAGTTGGGAGCCGATGCGGTCATTATGTCGAGCAAAAAAGTTGAAGAAGGCTTTGAGGTGGTTGCGGCGCTGGATTACCAACCTGGGCTTGAAGCTGAAGGTGAGGATGTTTCCCGCCAACTTGAATTGCAGAAAGAACTGGAGGCCGCTAAAGCCTATCGTGAGTCTCGTGGCAGCATTCTGGCTACTGACGATCTTGGTCAAGATCAGCAACAGCGTGTTGAGTTTGCTCAACGTTCAGATCTGAATTCAACCGAGGGCCTTGAAGAGGTACTGCGTGGTCTGAAAACTAACCAGTTTGACCGCTCGGCTGCTGACAAAACCTCGGCAAAATCTGAGTCTGCCAATTTTGATCAGCAAGCGTTCGATGCTCGTGTTGAACAATCGGAAGCGCGTTACAACAGCGCAATGCATGCCATGAGTGGTGAGCTGAAAGAATTAAAAAACTGGATGGTAAGCCACCAGGGCAGTGCCTGGGACACCAGTCGTCCTTTGACCTGGCAACAATCCCAGCTGTGGCAGCGTTGCCAGGACGTGGGTCTGGAACCAGCCTGGGCTGATCGTGTCGCCAGCCAGACTGACGATGGCGAATCTCTGGAAGATGCATGGCAACAGACGTTAAGAAGAATTGCCAGTGATTTACCAATTGCGCCCCCTGAATTGTTGGAAAAAGGCGGACGTTATGCCCTGGTCGGACCAACCGGTGCTGGTAAAACCACCACCATCGGCAAACTGGCAGCTCAGTTTGTGATTCATCACGGTCGTGACAGTGTTGCATTAATTACGCTCGATAATTATCGCGTTGCTGCTCACGATCAGATCAGCACTTTTTCTCGTTTGCTGGGGGTTGAATTGCATAAGGTAAACGATGAAAAAGCCTTTAAAAATGCGTTGTTAAAAACTCAAAATAAAAAACTGGTGCTGGTTGATAGTGCTGGATTGGCCAGTCAGGACCCACATTTTCAGACACAATTGTCTATGCTTAAAAAAGCGGGTTCTGGCCTGAAAAAATTGCTGGTACTCCCTCTGACCAGTCAGGGGCGATGCCTGCAGGAAAATTATGAACATTTTAAAGCAGCTGGTTTAGTCGGCTGTGTATTTACCAAACTTGATGAGTGTTTCAGCTTGGGTCCGGCAATGAGTGTTGCTGCTTTGACTAAATTACCAGTCACCATAGTAACTGACGGGCCGCATATACCAGATGACGTACATTATCCGGATGCCGTTAAACTGGTTCAGCTGGCCGAGCAAATGGCTCGAATGGCGCGTACCCGTTGGCAAGCAGCCGATGCGATGCACCTGGCAACTCAGTCTCGTTTTCAACAAGGAGCATAA
- a CDS encoding MinD/ParA family protein, whose amino-acid sequence MSRHPVQVIAITGGKGGVGKSNVSVNLAIALAEMGRRVVVLDADLGLANIDILLGISSTKTIENVLQGECELRDIMAQGPGGIRIVPASSGTQKLSQLNSMEHAGLIQAFSDIGDDVDVLIIDTAAGISDTVMSFVRAAQEVLMVVTDEPTSITDAYAQIKLLNRDYGVFRFRIIANMVKSPQEGNALFGKLTKVTDRFLDVAMQYVGAIPQDDAVKRAVQRQKAVVDAYPRAKASAAFRALSKKVDSWPLPSTPRGHLEFFVDRLVQETGA is encoded by the coding sequence ATGTCTAGGCACCCTGTACAAGTCATTGCTATCACCGGTGGTAAAGGTGGTGTTGGTAAAAGCAATGTATCGGTGAACCTGGCAATCGCACTGGCAGAAATGGGCCGGCGAGTTGTGGTTTTAGATGCCGATCTCGGTTTAGCGAATATCGACATTCTGCTGGGTATCAGTTCAACAAAAACAATTGAAAATGTGCTGCAGGGCGAGTGCGAACTGCGTGACATTATGGCTCAGGGGCCGGGCGGTATCCGCATTGTCCCAGCCTCATCAGGAACACAGAAACTGTCTCAGCTGAATTCGATGGAACACGCTGGCCTGATACAGGCATTCAGCGATATTGGTGACGACGTTGATGTTCTTATCATCGATACTGCAGCAGGTATCTCTGATACCGTCATGAGCTTTGTTCGTGCCGCACAGGAGGTATTAATGGTGGTGACGGACGAGCCAACTTCGATTACCGATGCCTACGCTCAAATAAAGTTGCTTAACCGTGACTATGGCGTTTTTCGCTTCCGTATCATCGCCAATATGGTGAAGTCACCACAGGAAGGCAATGCGCTATTTGGTAAGCTTACGAAGGTCACCGACCGATTTTTGGATGTTGCTATGCAGTACGTCGGTGCAATTCCTCAAGACGATGCGGTGAAGCGCGCAGTTCAGCGTCAGAAGGCCGTTGTGGATGCTTATCCACGCGCAAAGGCGTCGGCGGCTTTCCGTGCGTTATCGAAAAAAGTGGACTCCTGGCCGTTGCCATCAACGCCTCGTGGTCATCTGGAATTTTTTGTTGATCGCCTGGTTCAGGAAACCGGGGCGTAG
- a CDS encoding RNA polymerase sigma factor FliA: MYSEVQNHNVDELVREHAPLVKRIAHHMLGRLPDSVQVDDLIQAGMIGLLEATRKYDGGKGASFETYAGIRIRGAMLDEIRRGDWAPRSVHRNSRRISEAIKQVESEKGRDAEDSEVAEYLGITQQEYHSILQDSAGCRLFSYEEVLEKSESGADVFETDSPNPLEGIERGSFQNSLAEAIKGLPEREQLVLALYYDEELNLKEIGAVLGVSESRVSQIHSQAAARLRSRLTGWIE, from the coding sequence GTGTATTCAGAAGTTCAAAATCACAATGTAGATGAATTAGTACGAGAGCATGCGCCGCTGGTGAAACGGATTGCGCATCACATGCTCGGACGACTTCCCGATAGTGTTCAGGTCGATGACCTTATCCAGGCCGGTATGATCGGTTTATTGGAGGCAACACGCAAATACGATGGCGGAAAAGGTGCCAGTTTTGAAACCTATGCAGGTATTCGTATTCGGGGTGCCATGCTCGATGAAATTCGTCGTGGCGACTGGGCTCCCCGGTCTGTGCACCGCAATAGTCGGCGTATCTCTGAAGCCATCAAACAGGTTGAAAGTGAAAAAGGCCGGGATGCTGAGGATAGCGAAGTCGCTGAATATCTGGGAATTACTCAGCAAGAATACCACTCGATTCTGCAGGACAGCGCCGGTTGTCGGCTATTTAGCTACGAGGAAGTGCTGGAGAAAAGCGAATCCGGCGCAGATGTGTTTGAAACTGACAGTCCTAACCCATTGGAGGGTATCGAAAGGGGAAGTTTTCAAAACAGTCTGGCCGAGGCGATCAAAGGGCTTCCAGAGCGTGAGCAGTTGGTGTTGGCGTTGTATTACGACGAGGAGCTCAATCTGAAAGAAATTGGTGCCGTTCTGGGGGTCAGTGAAAGTCGTGTCAGTCAGATTCATAGCCAGGCCGCGGCCCGTTTACGTTCTCGACTGACTGGTTGGATTGAATAA
- the cheY gene encoding chemotaxis response regulator CheY — protein sequence MDKNMKILIVDDFSTMRRIVKNLLRDLGFTNTAEADDGTTALPMLQNGDFDFLVTDWNMPGMTGLELLKKVREDERLKSMPVLMVTAEAKRDQIVAAAQAGVNGYVVKPFTAAVLKEKIDKIFERVEG from the coding sequence TTGGACAAAAATATGAAGATTCTTATCGTTGATGATTTTTCTACGATGAGACGTATTGTCAAAAATTTACTGCGTGATCTGGGGTTTACCAACACGGCCGAAGCCGATGATGGGACAACTGCTTTACCGATGCTGCAGAACGGTGATTTTGATTTTCTGGTCACTGATTGGAACATGCCTGGAATGACCGGTCTTGAGCTGCTTAAGAAAGTACGCGAGGACGAGCGTCTGAAGTCCATGCCCGTTCTGATGGTAACGGCGGAAGCAAAGCGTGATCAGATTGTCGCGGCAGCACAAGCAGGTGTGAATGGCTACGTTGTTAAGCCTTTCACCGCCGCAGTGTTGAAGGAAAAAATCGACAAAATCTTTGAACGAGTCGAAGGCTAA
- a CDS encoding protein phosphatase CheZ yields MSDIKPQDDDGAIGSEMKTLAEGMLKQLENGDLGKAVAMVNDLNQVRDRTLYDEIGRLTRALHESIKNLKIDSIGAGSEIENATDKLAYVVEMTDKSANRTMDLVEASLPLAADMQSRSGELAQQWQRFLNKELRPEEFRALSKDIQAFLQNSETQSQQLQGQLSDIMLAQDFQDLTGQVIHKVADLVRDVESRLVTLVAMAGHVDSITGITHGDLEVGESQSEPSEDGNIVAEGPQIDKSSEDVVSSQDDVDDLLSSLGF; encoded by the coding sequence ATGTCAGACATCAAACCGCAGGATGATGACGGTGCGATCGGCTCAGAGATGAAAACCTTGGCCGAAGGCATGTTAAAGCAGTTGGAAAACGGTGATTTAGGAAAAGCTGTAGCCATGGTTAACGATCTCAATCAAGTACGTGACCGCACCCTCTATGACGAGATAGGCCGGTTGACTCGTGCACTGCATGAATCCATCAAGAACTTGAAAATCGATTCCATTGGCGCCGGTTCAGAAATCGAAAATGCGACCGATAAATTAGCGTACGTTGTTGAAATGACAGATAAGTCCGCTAACCGAACAATGGATCTGGTTGAAGCAAGCTTGCCACTGGCGGCTGATATGCAAAGCCGTTCCGGTGAACTGGCGCAACAATGGCAGCGATTCCTGAACAAAGAATTACGGCCTGAAGAATTCCGTGCTTTGAGCAAAGATATTCAGGCGTTTTTACAGAACAGCGAAACTCAATCGCAGCAATTACAGGGTCAGCTATCAGACATTATGCTGGCTCAGGATTTCCAGGATTTAACCGGGCAGGTTATTCACAAGGTAGCGGATTTAGTCCGCGATGTTGAATCGCGCTTGGTGACTCTGGTGGCTATGGCTGGCCATGTGGATTCCATTACCGGAATTACCCACGGTGACTTAGAGGTTGGAGAAAGTCAGTCTGAGCCATCTGAGGATGGAAATATTGTGGCTGAAGGCCCCCAGATTGATAAATCCAGCGAAGATGTAGTTAGTAGCCAGGATGACGTAGATGACTTGTTATCCAGTCTTGGCTTTTAG
- a CDS encoding chemotaxis protein CheA gives MSFDADEEILQDFLIEAGEILELLSEQLVDLEQRPDDNDLLNAIFRGFHTVKGGAGFLQLNPLVDCCHAAENVFDTLRNGNRTVNPDLMDVVLQALDSVNEMFEAVRSGVEPENADPALIERLHQLALPEAEDEASVAEPASAEETTPVADAQPAAEATAEEASGDITDDEFEQLLDALDEKSEVSSATVEQPTAASGDDELFDLGGKSADEDDEITEAEFEALLDQIHGKGKHISADDVKKQESPAQESSEEKLPPTTPSGGDDLITDSEFEELLDRLHGKGKHSATADSAADTKAPEAPATPPPVKDAPVKPAAKSVSAEPAAKPAPAKPVAAKPVVAPAKQEAKSQTAKPAAPVKRAADKEAPAAEATVRVDTKRLDDIMNMVGELVLVRNRLVRLGLKSNDESMAKAVANLDVVTGDLQASVMKTRMQPIKKVFGRFPRVVRDLARQLKKEINLELRGEETDLDKNLVEALADPLVHLVRNAVDHGVEMPDEREQNGKARVGTVVLSAEQEGDHILLIIQDDGGGMDADVLRNKAVEKGVMDQDAADRLSENECYNLIFAPGFSTKEQISDVSGRGVGMDVVKTKITQLNGTINIDSEMGKGTSIRIKVPLTLAIMPTLMVMLKDQAFAFPLVSVNEIFHLDLTQTNIVDGQEVVVVREKPIPLFHLKRWLIKGEEFAKADESAHVVVVSVGTKRVGFVVDQLIGQEEVVIKPLGKMLHGTAGMAGATITGDGRIALILDIPSMLNHYSSRTINAA, from the coding sequence ATGAGTTTCGATGCAGATGAAGAAATCCTCCAGGATTTTCTGATTGAAGCCGGTGAAATTCTCGAATTACTGTCCGAGCAGCTCGTTGATCTTGAGCAGCGACCGGACGATAACGACCTGCTAAATGCCATATTCCGTGGTTTCCACACGGTCAAAGGTGGCGCTGGTTTCTTACAGCTGAACCCATTGGTGGATTGCTGTCACGCGGCGGAAAATGTTTTTGATACGCTCAGAAACGGCAACAGAACGGTCAATCCGGATCTCATGGACGTTGTTTTGCAGGCGTTGGACAGTGTCAACGAGATGTTTGAGGCGGTGCGTTCCGGCGTTGAACCAGAGAATGCTGATCCGGCTTTGATCGAGCGTCTGCATCAGTTAGCGCTCCCAGAAGCCGAAGATGAAGCGAGTGTTGCCGAGCCAGCATCAGCAGAAGAAACAACTCCTGTTGCTGATGCGCAGCCTGCCGCTGAAGCTACTGCTGAGGAGGCCTCCGGTGATATCACTGATGATGAATTCGAGCAGCTGTTAGACGCGCTGGATGAAAAATCTGAAGTGTCTTCTGCGACTGTTGAGCAGCCTACTGCAGCATCTGGCGATGACGAGCTCTTTGATCTCGGCGGTAAATCAGCCGACGAAGACGATGAGATTACTGAAGCCGAGTTTGAAGCCCTGCTGGATCAAATTCATGGCAAGGGTAAACACATCAGTGCTGACGATGTTAAGAAACAAGAGTCCCCGGCACAGGAATCCAGTGAAGAAAAACTGCCACCGACAACTCCCTCTGGTGGTGATGATCTGATTACCGACTCGGAGTTTGAAGAGTTATTGGATCGTCTGCATGGCAAGGGTAAGCACTCAGCGACTGCGGATTCCGCAGCTGATACGAAAGCGCCTGAAGCACCCGCCACGCCGCCGCCGGTGAAGGATGCCCCAGTTAAACCTGCTGCAAAATCGGTTTCTGCTGAGCCTGCTGCAAAGCCTGCACCCGCTAAGCCTGTGGCTGCCAAACCTGTCGTCGCCCCAGCGAAACAAGAAGCCAAAAGCCAAACGGCCAAACCTGCTGCTCCGGTCAAACGTGCGGCAGATAAAGAAGCACCGGCCGCTGAAGCAACCGTTCGTGTTGATACCAAGCGCCTCGATGACATTATGAATATGGTGGGCGAACTAGTTCTTGTTCGTAACCGTTTGGTGCGACTTGGCCTTAAGAGCAACGACGAGTCGATGGCAAAAGCGGTTGCCAACCTGGATGTGGTTACCGGTGATCTTCAGGCGTCAGTCATGAAAACCCGTATGCAACCTATCAAGAAGGTGTTTGGTCGGTTCCCCAGGGTTGTACGTGATCTTGCTCGTCAACTGAAGAAAGAAATCAATCTTGAGCTGCGTGGTGAAGAGACCGACCTGGATAAGAACCTGGTAGAGGCTCTGGCTGATCCATTGGTTCACCTTGTCCGTAATGCGGTCGATCATGGTGTAGAAATGCCCGATGAGCGGGAGCAAAACGGCAAAGCTCGTGTTGGTACCGTTGTGTTATCGGCTGAACAGGAAGGCGACCATATTCTCCTGATCATCCAGGATGACGGTGGCGGTATGGACGCCGATGTTCTGCGTAATAAAGCAGTTGAAAAAGGCGTTATGGATCAGGATGCAGCTGATCGTTTGAGCGAGAACGAGTGTTATAACCTGATTTTTGCACCTGGTTTCTCAACTAAGGAGCAGATTTCGGATGTTTCCGGCCGCGGTGTTGGAATGGATGTGGTTAAGACCAAAATTACCCAGCTTAACGGGACGATTAACATTGACTCTGAGATGGGCAAAGGTACAAGCATCCGGATTAAAGTACCGCTGACGCTGGCAATTATGCCAACGCTGATGGTAATGCTAAAAGATCAGGCGTTTGCTTTCCCATTGGTCAGTGTCAATGAGATTTTCCATCTGGATTTGACTCAAACGAACATTGTGGATGGGCAGGAAGTGGTTGTGGTGCGTGAAAAACCCATCCCGCTATTTCATCTCAAACGCTGGCTGATTAAAGGCGAAGAGTTTGCCAAAGCCGATGAAAGTGCCCACGTGGTGGTGGTCTCGGTTGGTACAAAACGCGTTGGGTTTGTTGTCGATCAGTTAATTGGTCAGGAAGAGGTGGTTATCAAACCATTGGGTAAAATGTTGCACGGCACCGCCGGTATGGCCGGGGCAACCATTACTGGCGATGGACGCATAGCCCTGATTCTGGATATTCCGAGCATGCTCAATCACTATTCGTCGAGAACGATAAACGCGGCCTGA
- a CDS encoding chemotaxis response regulator protein-glutamate methylesterase, whose translation MSIRVLVVDDSGFFRRRVSEIINADGRMEVVGCASNGREAVEMNASLKPDVITMDYEMPVMDGITAVRTIMAQQPVPILMFSSLTFEGARVTLDALDAGALDFLSKNFDAVAKGTAEVKKALTDKIAAVARKQSRVLAAASPNASVSSRSSRSKPIGKMDLVVIGTSTGGPAALQTLFKSIPAGFQTPIVIVQHMPGSFTKAFAERLNGMSPLIVKEAEDGDVLKNGHVYVAPGGMQLMVDKRNGGSIHIHESDQRVNYKPSVDIAFASAAKHFPRSTLAIVLTGMGSDGKEGARLLKSSGSTVWAQDEESCVIFGMPLAVIKEGLNDDVLALQDIGSRLSKELG comes from the coding sequence ATGAGCATTCGAGTTCTGGTAGTTGATGATTCCGGATTTTTCCGTCGCAGGGTCTCCGAAATCATCAATGCCGACGGTCGTATGGAGGTGGTTGGATGCGCGTCAAACGGACGTGAAGCGGTCGAAATGAACGCATCGCTGAAGCCCGATGTTATTACCATGGACTATGAAATGCCGGTTATGGATGGTATCACGGCGGTTCGGACAATTATGGCACAGCAACCAGTGCCTATCCTGATGTTCTCATCACTGACATTCGAGGGAGCCAGAGTAACGCTTGACGCGCTGGATGCCGGGGCACTGGACTTTCTGTCAAAAAATTTTGATGCGGTTGCGAAAGGTACAGCAGAAGTAAAGAAAGCACTCACCGACAAAATCGCCGCTGTTGCTCGCAAGCAGTCGCGGGTTTTGGCAGCTGCTTCGCCAAACGCCTCTGTATCGTCGCGGTCTTCTCGCAGTAAACCCATTGGCAAAATGGACCTGGTTGTTATTGGTACGTCTACCGGTGGTCCTGCCGCATTGCAAACCCTGTTCAAATCGATACCTGCTGGTTTTCAGACCCCTATCGTCATCGTTCAGCATATGCCAGGCTCATTTACGAAGGCGTTTGCCGAACGGCTGAATGGCATGAGTCCGCTGATTGTTAAGGAAGCAGAAGATGGGGATGTGCTGAAAAACGGTCATGTCTATGTTGCACCTGGCGGTATGCAGCTGATGGTCGACAAACGCAATGGCGGCTCAATTCATATTCATGAAAGTGATCAGCGAGTTAACTACAAACCCAGTGTTGATATTGCATTTGCTTCGGCGGCGAAACATTTTCCACGTTCCACTTTGGCCATTGTTCTGACTGGAATGGGTTCCGATGGCAAAGAGGGTGCACGTTTGCTGAAGAGTTCCGGTTCAACAGTATGGGCGCAGGATGAAGAAAGCTGTGTCATTTTTGGTATGCCTCTGGCGGTTATAAAAGAAGGACTGAATGACGATGTGCTTGCGCTGCAGGATATTGGTTCGCGCTTGAGCAAAGAGCTGGGGTAG
- a CDS encoding flagellar motor protein encodes MDRWSLVVVFLAVVAVVVGHSLEGGSLAVLWNPAAALIVFAGSGLAAFAQMPASYVRPFVSMLSWLVAPTQYSYDGMVNKLVTCGNALRRDGILALERLANTETDPTFKKALTLVVDGYDTDTMRATMELEFKTRAERDLDIINVLDNLAGYLPTMGIVGAVLGLMQVLSNIQQPEALANGIATAFVATFYGVASANLVVIPIANSLRQHVAIRRRYYESMLIGLLSVKEGTNPMALRFRLQGIVL; translated from the coding sequence ATGGACCGCTGGAGCCTGGTCGTTGTTTTTTTAGCCGTGGTAGCCGTGGTCGTTGGCCATTCTCTGGAAGGCGGTAGTCTCGCTGTTTTGTGGAATCCTGCTGCTGCACTGATTGTCTTTGCAGGTTCGGGACTGGCTGCTTTTGCACAAATGCCAGCCTCCTACGTACGCCCTTTTGTGTCTATGCTCTCCTGGCTGGTTGCGCCCACTCAATATTCATACGACGGCATGGTGAACAAACTGGTCACTTGCGGTAATGCGCTGAGGCGTGATGGCATTCTGGCGCTTGAACGTTTGGCCAATACTGAAACTGATCCTACCTTTAAAAAAGCCTTAACCTTGGTCGTGGATGGATACGATACCGACACGATGAGAGCAACAATGGAGTTGGAGTTTAAGACTCGGGCTGAGCGTGATCTGGATATTATTAACGTCTTGGACAACCTCGCGGGCTATCTGCCAACAATGGGGATTGTTGGTGCTGTTCTTGGTCTGATGCAGGTGCTGTCGAACATTCAGCAACCCGAAGCATTGGCAAACGGTATTGCGACTGCCTTTGTGGCAACATTTTATGGTGTCGCCAGTGCTAATCTGGTGGTTATCCCGATAGCGAACAGTTTGCGTCAGCATGTTGCCATTCGACGCCGTTATTACGAGTCAATGCTGATTGGCCTGTTATCGGTTAAAGAGGGGACGAACCCGATGGCTCTGAGGTTTCGTTTGCAGGGCATTGTCCTGTGA